From the Candidatus Saccharimonadales bacterium genome, one window contains:
- the dnaE gene encoding DNA polymerase III subunit alpha, with the protein MSEPPAGGQLASHFVHLHNHSHYSLLDGLQKIPEMLDQVKVLGMSAVALTDHGTLSGAIEFYNGAHERGLKPIIGMEAYVAPRGLESRSGKLDANPYHLILLATSTEGYLNLMRLSSMAHLEGFYYKPRLDRALISKYSSGLIALSGCASGEVAQHITDGDMAAARTTAEWYRDTFGADNYFLELQDHEHQWPLQKRINQGLRKLAAETSIPMVVTADSHYCKPEDREAHEILLCVQTGKTVDDADRMTMAMQLYLTDPKDITKRFAGDPEAILNTGRIAERCQVEINLGGIHIPKFPVPTEQTEREYLHQLSYQGLAWRYGGIPKEDIGRYTKAKTLDVVPKAMADRLDFELGVIAKMNYDGYFLIVADFINWGKNQGIIFGPGRGSAAGSIVSYALNITDIDPMRYDLLFERFLNPERISMPDIDVDMQDTRRQEVIDYVVEKYGEDRVAQIVTFGTMAARNAVRDTGRALGMPYGEVDIVAKLIPQPVQGRHIPLAVSVGLTPAKGDLKADPDLRKEYKSNQSTKRLIDAAIKLEGTIRSNGVHAAGVVIAPDEIVKFVPLQRAQKGGIVTQYEMHTIEDLGLLKMDFLGLSNLTIINNTLRIVRKVYGKSISTAEIPLDDKPTYALLSRGDTTGVFQLESAGMKRYLRDLKPNGFDDIIAMGALYRPGPLSAGLTDDYVARKNGRSQVSYDHPSMERALKGTYGVLVYQEQVMQIAQDFCGFSGGQADTLRKAIGKKQRDTMAKMEHDFVSGAVKTSGVTKDFAQAFWKKLEGFADYCFNKSHSACYALISYQTAYLKAHYPEAFMAALMTSDYGNIDRIAIEVNECKRMGLNVLAPDINESFLEFGITPNSNQIRFGLSAVKNVGMGAIEAILAAREQGPFSGIEDFAQRVSASEVNRKVWESLIKSGAMDGFGERTNLLHNLDAITSYATKAQKNALSGQIDIFGSMGADEAMPGIHMLEPEEAINLSEQLGWERELLGLYLSRHPLDGYEGFLAGQTTAIADLKPDMEGQSVTVGGIITTVRKITTKNGDTMAFVGLADKSGDSELIVFPKAYEANAVLWQTDQLVKVAGKISTKDRAGQATSEIKVMVDKARALNDKDAATKPPVDPTTDEAPMPQSQPAAAEVANQLTINLSSLTDPALLNQIKETLSANAGDCQAYIMVAGDTAKKIRLPFRVTISDQLLDKLKALLGQDAIAVA; encoded by the coding sequence ATGTCTGAGCCACCGGCTGGCGGCCAACTGGCCAGCCACTTTGTGCACTTGCATAACCATAGCCACTACTCTTTACTCGATGGTTTGCAAAAAATTCCGGAAATGCTCGATCAAGTTAAAGTTCTAGGCATGTCCGCTGTGGCTCTGACCGATCATGGCACACTGTCTGGGGCCATTGAATTTTACAATGGCGCCCACGAGCGCGGTCTCAAACCGATTATTGGCATGGAAGCCTACGTTGCCCCGAGAGGGTTGGAAAGTCGATCGGGTAAACTTGATGCCAACCCCTACCACCTGATATTGCTAGCCACCAGCACTGAGGGCTATTTGAACTTAATGCGCCTGTCTTCAATGGCTCACCTGGAGGGTTTTTATTACAAACCGAGGTTGGATCGGGCCCTAATTAGTAAGTATAGTAGCGGCCTAATCGCTCTATCGGGTTGCGCCAGCGGAGAAGTGGCTCAGCATATTACTGATGGTGATATGGCGGCCGCTAGAACTACTGCCGAATGGTATCGGGATACTTTTGGTGCGGACAATTATTTCCTCGAACTCCAAGATCATGAGCATCAATGGCCCCTCCAAAAGCGCATTAACCAGGGCCTGAGAAAACTAGCGGCCGAAACCAGCATCCCGATGGTGGTAACGGCTGATAGTCATTACTGCAAACCAGAGGATCGAGAGGCGCACGAAATATTGTTATGCGTCCAAACCGGTAAAACCGTCGATGATGCCGATCGCATGACAATGGCCATGCAACTTTATTTAACCGACCCTAAGGACATCACCAAACGGTTTGCTGGGGATCCAGAGGCTATTCTAAATACCGGTCGAATTGCTGAGCGCTGCCAAGTAGAAATCAATTTGGGCGGCATCCACATTCCGAAATTCCCAGTACCAACCGAGCAAACCGAGCGCGAGTACCTCCATCAACTCAGCTACCAAGGGCTAGCCTGGCGCTACGGCGGCATTCCCAAAGAGGACATTGGGCGCTATACCAAGGCTAAAACCTTGGATGTAGTACCCAAGGCAATGGCGGATCGGCTGGACTTTGAGTTGGGCGTGATTGCCAAGATGAACTATGACGGTTACTTCCTGATCGTGGCCGATTTTATTAACTGGGGTAAAAACCAAGGTATAATTTTTGGCCCCGGACGCGGTTCCGCCGCTGGCTCGATAGTCTCTTACGCCCTAAATATCACCGATATTGATCCGATGCGTTACGATTTACTGTTTGAAAGATTCTTAAACCCTGAACGCATCAGCATGCCGGATATTGATGTCGACATGCAAGACACCAGACGCCAGGAAGTCATCGACTATGTGGTCGAAAAATACGGTGAAGATCGGGTGGCTCAAATTGTGACCTTTGGGACCATGGCCGCCCGCAACGCCGTTCGTGATACTGGTCGAGCTCTTGGCATGCCCTATGGCGAAGTTGATATCGTGGCTAAATTAATCCCCCAACCAGTCCAAGGGCGCCATATTCCGTTGGCGGTTTCAGTTGGACTAACTCCAGCCAAGGGCGACCTCAAGGCTGATCCAGATCTGAGAAAAGAATATAAAAGTAACCAATCGACTAAGCGCCTGATTGATGCAGCCATCAAGCTGGAAGGCACCATTCGCTCTAATGGGGTTCATGCCGCTGGTGTCGTTATTGCTCCCGATGAAATCGTTAAATTCGTACCGCTGCAGCGGGCCCAAAAGGGCGGCATTGTGACCCAGTACGAAATGCATACAATCGAAGATTTGGGCCTACTTAAAATGGATTTCTTGGGCCTATCTAACCTAACTATTATCAATAACACCCTTAGAATCGTCCGCAAAGTTTACGGCAAATCAATCTCCACGGCCGAAATCCCGCTCGACGACAAACCAACCTATGCTCTGCTCAGTCGTGGTGATACGACGGGTGTCTTTCAGTTGGAGTCAGCCGGCATGAAGCGCTATTTGCGGGATCTTAAACCCAATGGCTTTGACGATATCATTGCCATGGGCGCCCTATACCGACCTGGGCCACTCAGCGCTGGGCTAACCGACGATTACGTCGCTCGCAAAAACGGCCGCAGCCAAGTCAGCTATGATCACCCCTCGATGGAGCGGGCCCTCAAGGGCACTTATGGCGTCTTAGTTTACCAAGAACAAGTCATGCAGATTGCCCAGGACTTCTGCGGTTTTAGTGGTGGGCAGGCCGACACCCTTAGAAAGGCCATCGGCAAAAAGCAGCGCGATACCATGGCCAAGATGGAGCATGACTTCGTCTCCGGTGCCGTTAAAACCTCAGGAGTGACTAAAGACTTTGCCCAGGCCTTTTGGAAGAAGCTTGAGGGCTTTGCTGATTACTGCTTTAACAAATCGCACTCGGCTTGTTATGCCCTGATCTCCTATCAAACCGCCTATTTGAAAGCCCATTACCCAGAGGCCTTTATGGCGGCTCTGATGACCAGCGATTACGGCAACATCGATCGCATTGCCATCGAAGTTAATGAATGTAAACGCATGGGTCTGAACGTTCTAGCGCCCGATATTAATGAGAGTTTCTTGGAATTTGGGATTACCCCCAATTCGAATCAGATCCGCTTTGGCCTGAGTGCCGTTAAAAATGTCGGCATGGGGGCTATCGAAGCCATCCTAGCTGCCCGCGAACAGGGCCCCTTTAGCGGCATTGAAGATTTTGCCCAGCGAGTTAGTGCCAGCGAAGTTAACCGTAAAGTCTGGGAGAGCTTGATTAAAAGCGGCGCCATGGACGGCTTTGGCGAACGCACCAATCTGCTCCACAACCTCGATGCCATCACTAGCTATGCCACTAAGGCTCAAAAGAATGCTTTGAGTGGCCAAATCGATATCTTTGGCTCCATGGGCGCCGATGAGGCCATGCCCGGCATTCACATGCTTGAACCCGAAGAAGCCATCAATTTGAGCGAACAATTGGGCTGGGAGCGCGAATTATTGGGACTTTACTTGTCCCGCCATCCACTGGATGGATACGAAGGCTTCTTGGCTGGCCAAACTACCGCCATTGCCGATCTCAAGCCGGACATGGAAGGTCAGAGCGTGACCGTTGGCGGTATTATCACGACAGTTCGCAAAATTACCACCAAAAACGGCGATACTATGGCTTTTGTTGGTCTGGCAGATAAATCTGGCGATAGCGAACTGATCGTATTCCCGAAGGCCTATGAAGCAAATGCCGTCCTTTGGCAAACCGATCAATTAGTTAAAGTCGCTGGTAAAATCAGTACCAAAGATCGCGCTGGCCAGGCCACTAGCGAAATCAAAGTCATGGTTGATAAAGCTCGCGCTTTAAATGACAAGGACGCCGCCACAAAACCGCCGGTTGACCCAACAACTGATGAGGCGCCGATGCCGCAATCGCAACCGGCTGCCGCCGAGGTCGCCAACCAGCTCACCATCAACCTTAGTTCTCTAACCGATCCAGCGCTCCTCAACCAGATTAAAGAAACTTTGAGCGCCAACGCCGGCGATTGCCAAGCTTATATTATGGTGGCGGGCGACACTGCCAAAAAAATCCGCCTGCCCTTTCGCGTTACTATAAGCGATCAGCTGCTTGATAAACTCAAAGCCCTCCTGGGCCAAGACGCCATAGCCGTAGCTTAA
- a CDS encoding YtxH domain-containing protein — MSERDHLVRGSIFGFLIGLIAGILLAPKSGKETRDDIRRKTQDFTGDVAKNASKMQHQIGDKVEVLREVAKDLGVEARQQSQGLIARAEVMKQDLRASTKTLAQSGKQTKDTTLASIRLMMDEGAALMNELEQVTKELMRAAKSKLRRNPEPAGEAIQRLEELEKNGSSED; from the coding sequence ATGAGTGAGCGCGATCATTTAGTTAGGGGTTCGATTTTTGGTTTCCTAATTGGTTTAATCGCTGGCATCCTGCTAGCACCCAAGAGCGGCAAAGAAACCCGGGACGACATTAGGCGTAAAACCCAAGACTTTACCGGGGATGTGGCCAAAAACGCCAGTAAAATGCAGCATCAAATTGGCGATAAGGTTGAGGTCCTACGTGAGGTAGCTAAAGATTTGGGGGTTGAGGCGCGCCAACAAAGTCAGGGGTTGATCGCCCGCGCTGAGGTTATGAAACAGGATTTGCGAGCTTCCACTAAGACTCTAGCCCAATCTGGCAAGCAAACCAAAGACACCACCCTTGCAAGCATTAGACTAATGATGGACGAAGGCGCAGCTCTGATGAATGAACTTGAGCAGGTGACTAAGGAGCTGATGCGGGCGGCTAAATCCAAGTTGCGTCGCAATCCCGAGCCCGCTGGAGAAGCCATTCAACGATTAGAAGAACTCGAGAAAAACGGTTCCAGCGAAGACTAA
- the gatB gene encoding Asp-tRNA(Asn)/Glu-tRNA(Gln) amidotransferase subunit GatB yields the protein MNYQPSIGIETHVQLATKSKLFCPCDNNAREAKPNTLVCPVCMGLPGTLPVLNHQAIQLALRVGMALNGQIAATTKFDRKNYFYPDLPKGYQISQFDQPIVGQGSVEFELAGQRVKVGITRAHLEEDAGKLTHPEGADYSLVDLNRAGTPLMEIVSEPDLHSAAEAKAYAQEIYNIVRYAKVSDADLYHGNMRFDVNVSLAAEGSQQLGTRTETKNLNSFRAVERAVAYEIKRQTELLEKGQKIIQETRGWDEAKGQTISQRSKEEAHDYRYFPEPDLPPIVVTKEMLAEAKQDLMTPNNARQELSKLGLADTRREVLVNSPEAVLGYLNDVSNQLFKSTEDQALVALTLEQDQKLREAYGSLNHNQKQHLAKLAEAVSKKTISATMFKQAINPVVLGGEDVGLYLKPQVSDQTQLEVIADQVIKANPQAVADYHAGQERAHKFLVGQVMKASAGQANPTMVNEILATKLKA from the coding sequence ATGAATTATCAGCCCAGCATTGGTATTGAAACTCACGTCCAACTGGCCACTAAATCAAAGCTGTTTTGCCCCTGTGATAATAACGCTCGGGAGGCCAAGCCCAATACCTTGGTCTGTCCGGTTTGCATGGGACTGCCCGGCACCTTACCGGTCTTGAATCACCAAGCGATTCAATTGGCCCTAAGGGTCGGGATGGCGCTGAATGGCCAGATTGCGGCTACCACCAAGTTTGACCGCAAAAATTACTTTTACCCCGATTTGCCCAAGGGTTATCAAATCTCTCAATTTGATCAGCCGATTGTTGGCCAAGGCTCAGTTGAATTTGAACTGGCAGGCCAAAGAGTTAAGGTCGGTATCACCAGAGCCCATCTAGAGGAGGACGCCGGCAAATTGACCCACCCAGAGGGGGCCGATTATTCATTGGTTGATCTCAACCGTGCCGGTACGCCATTGATGGAGATCGTGTCCGAGCCAGACCTGCATTCAGCCGCCGAAGCCAAGGCCTATGCTCAAGAAATTTACAACATTGTCCGATACGCCAAAGTTTCAGATGCTGATCTCTATCACGGTAATATGCGTTTTGATGTTAACGTCAGTTTGGCAGCGGAGGGTAGCCAGCAACTTGGGACTCGGACGGAAACTAAGAACTTAAATAGTTTTCGGGCGGTCGAGCGTGCAGTGGCTTATGAAATTAAGCGTCAAACCGAACTGCTTGAAAAAGGCCAAAAAATCATCCAAGAAACCAGAGGTTGGGACGAGGCCAAAGGCCAAACCATATCTCAACGGAGCAAAGAAGAAGCTCATGACTATCGTTATTTTCCAGAACCAGATCTGCCGCCGATTGTAGTGACCAAAGAGATGCTAGCTGAAGCTAAACAAGACTTAATGACACCAAATAATGCTCGCCAGGAGCTATCTAAACTGGGTCTGGCTGATACCCGCCGCGAGGTACTCGTCAATAGCCCAGAGGCAGTTCTCGGCTATTTAAATGATGTAAGTAATCAGCTTTTCAAGAGCACAGAGGACCAAGCCCTGGTCGCACTAACACTGGAGCAAGATCAAAAGTTGCGGGAAGCTTATGGTTCTCTAAATCATAACCAAAAACAGCATCTGGCAAAGCTGGCCGAGGCCGTTTCCAAGAAAACCATTTCTGCGACCATGTTTAAACAAGCCATTAATCCAGTCGTCTTGGGCGGCGAAGATGTCGGTCTGTACCTCAAACCTCAAGTCTCAGACCAAACTCAGCTCGAAGTCATCGCGGATCAAGTTATTAAGGCGAATCCCCAGGCGGTAGCTGATTATCATGCGGGCCAAGAGCGGGCTCACAAATTTCTAGTCGGGCAAGTTATGAAGGCCAGTGCCGGGCAAGCCAACCCGACCATGGTTAACGAGATCTTAGCAACAAAGCTCAAAGCCTAA
- the gatA gene encoding Asp-tRNA(Asn)/Glu-tRNA(Gln) amidotransferase subunit GatA yields MTNLDRPIEELAAAVKSGQISAVSLTQESLAAIKSADNYHAVLALNSQALERAQAIDAAIKLGKPVGRLAGIPYIAKDNFLTLGIHTTAASNILKNFEAPYQATVINKLEAEGAILVAKSNLDAFGHGASTENSDFGPTKNPWDEHLAPGGSSGGSAAAIALGLASFTLGTDTGGSIRQPASFCGVVGLKPTYGLVSRNGVIAMGSSFDCIGPITRNVGDAAFVLDVISGLDPQDSTTIEKDSAGYTDTQSPGKGKLALVKELYDQADPDIQAVITETITKLKSSGYSVDEVSLPSVDLALACYYILVPAEISSNLERYDGVKFGFSDASAKTLDETYRLSRDQGFGAEAKRRILIGTYVLSSGYYEAYYRQAQKVRTLIIQEFDQLFQKFDALIGLTAPSAAFALGSHKNPLAMYLEDAMTVPASLAGLPAISLPAGLDQNLPIGLQLIGPQKGERQLLDLAMEVEGLIDFKAKPGVRV; encoded by the coding sequence GTGACCAATTTAGACCGTCCAATCGAGGAACTGGCAGCCGCAGTCAAAAGTGGCCAAATCAGCGCCGTCAGTTTGACCCAAGAATCACTGGCCGCGATTAAGTCGGCTGATAATTACCATGCGGTTTTGGCTCTTAACTCGCAAGCTCTTGAGCGGGCTCAGGCGATTGATGCGGCCATCAAATTGGGCAAACCGGTAGGGCGTTTGGCCGGCATCCCTTATATTGCCAAAGATAATTTCCTGACGCTTGGTATCCACACCACGGCCGCTAGTAACATCCTGAAAAATTTTGAGGCGCCATATCAAGCGACTGTTATTAATAAACTTGAGGCCGAAGGTGCGATTCTGGTGGCTAAATCCAATCTGGACGCCTTTGGTCATGGAGCTTCAACCGAAAACAGCGACTTTGGTCCAACCAAAAACCCTTGGGATGAGCACCTCGCACCAGGCGGCTCATCCGGTGGTTCAGCGGCCGCCATAGCACTGGGGTTGGCCAGCTTTACTCTTGGCACCGATACTGGTGGGTCGATCCGCCAGCCAGCCAGCTTCTGTGGTGTGGTCGGTTTGAAACCGACCTACGGGCTGGTTTCCAGGAATGGCGTCATTGCTATGGGCAGTTCCTTCGATTGCATTGGTCCGATTACCCGAAATGTCGGCGATGCCGCCTTTGTTCTAGATGTGATTTCCGGCCTAGATCCCCAGGACTCTACAACGATTGAAAAAGACTCGGCTGGCTATACTGATACCCAGTCGCCAGGCAAAGGCAAACTAGCCCTAGTCAAGGAACTCTACGATCAAGCTGATCCGGATATTCAAGCTGTAATTACCGAAACTATCACCAAACTCAAATCCAGTGGATATAGCGTTGATGAAGTTAGTCTGCCATCGGTTGATCTAGCCCTGGCTTGCTATTACATCTTGGTGCCCGCCGAAATCAGCTCGAATCTGGAGCGCTACGATGGAGTTAAATTTGGCTTTAGTGATGCTAGTGCCAAGACTTTGGACGAGACCTATCGCCTGAGCCGCGACCAAGGCTTTGGGGCCGAAGCCAAGCGGCGAATCTTAATTGGCACTTACGTTCTCTCCAGCGGTTACTATGAAGCTTATTATCGCCAGGCTCAAAAGGTCCGGACTTTAATTATTCAAGAATTTGATCAGTTGTTTCAGAAATTTGACGCTCTGATCGGATTAACCGCCCCATCGGCTGCCTTTGCGCTGGGTAGCCACAAAAACCCGTTAGCGATGTACCTCGAGGATGCGATGACGGTGCCGGCTAGTTTGGCGGGACTACCGGCCATTAGCTTGCCGGCCGGTTTAGATCAGAATCTGCCGATTGGCTTGCAACTAATTGGTCCCCAAAAAGGTGAGCGACAACTTCTGGATTTAGCTATGGAGGTTGAGGGACTGATTGATTTCAAGGCTAAACCTGGGGTTCGAGTATGA
- the gatC gene encoding Asp-tRNA(Asn)/Glu-tRNA(Gln) amidotransferase subunit GatC has protein sequence MSKIDENEVRRLAELAKIGLSPEEVKNLTHDLDAIVGMVDKLQSVDTTGVIETSQVTGLRDVWRPDKVVPSQLTQAELLKNAPATQDGYIKVRRVL, from the coding sequence ATGTCTAAGATTGACGAAAATGAAGTTAGGCGACTGGCTGAGCTGGCTAAAATTGGCCTGTCTCCCGAGGAGGTTAAAAACTTAACCCACGACTTGGATGCCATAGTTGGCATGGTCGATAAATTACAATCAGTTGATACCACTGGGGTAATCGAGACTAGCCAAGTCACAGGATTAAGAGACGTTTGGCGACCCGATAAAGTAGTACCGAGTCAGCTGACTCAAGCTGAACTGTTAAAAAACGCTCCAGCGACTCAGGATGGCTACATTAAAGTCCGGCGGGTGCTGTGA
- the ligA gene encoding NAD-dependent DNA ligase LigA → MTETEATKRIAKLMAEIEDHRYKYYVLDEPTISDSAYDSLNQELEDLEQKFPTLTSPDSPTTRVGAKPLAKFETIAHDTPMLSLRDVFSRDEVAAWVKRVSDAAGQTKIDYYGEIKMDGLAASIVYQDGKLAQGVTRGDGTIGENVTAGIRTIKMVPLVLRPGGPASVYRGRFEVRGEVLLYKKDFEALNQAREQAGLPLFANPRNTAAGSIRQLDSKLTAERRLSFHVYGVATVVDGITTHKAEHELAHQLGFKVEPHSRLLASVDEVMAFAAEWENKRKSLPYGTDGLVITVNDRAIFNRLGVVGKAPRGSVAYKFAAEQATTKVRDIQVSIGRTGAATPFAVLEPVLVAGSTIQMATLHNESEVHRKDIRIGDTVIIQKAGDVIPEVVESLPKLRTGREKVFHMPTRCPICGTKLEKGDKEAVWRCPNFNCYALERGRIIHFASKDAIDIEGLGEQTVDALLDTKLISDAADLYHLSVDDVAGMPRFAAKSASNLVEAIQSRKHPTLDRFIYALGIRHVGAQTARDVAEHFGNLAGFRAAKPEEMQQVPGIGQVVARSIADWLADQHQHLVLEKLLREGVKPTAFHKVRGKLSGQNFVITGTLEAFSRDEAAAKIEALGGTFQTSVTKETDYLVLGADAGEAKSTKAKKLGTKVIDEAELLKLLK, encoded by the coding sequence ATGACCGAGACCGAAGCTACCAAAAGAATTGCTAAACTAATGGCCGAGATCGAGGACCATCGTTATAAATATTATGTCTTGGACGAACCCACCATCAGCGATTCGGCCTATGACTCTCTAAACCAAGAGCTCGAAGATCTTGAGCAGAAATTTCCGACTCTAACTTCGCCCGATTCGCCGACTACTCGAGTGGGGGCCAAACCGCTCGCCAAATTCGAAACCATTGCACATGACACTCCAATGTTGAGTTTGCGCGATGTCTTTAGTCGAGATGAAGTGGCGGCTTGGGTCAAGCGCGTCAGTGACGCGGCCGGCCAAACCAAAATCGACTACTACGGCGAAATCAAAATGGATGGCCTAGCGGCTTCGATCGTTTACCAAGATGGCAAACTAGCTCAGGGCGTAACCCGTGGCGATGGCACCATCGGCGAAAACGTTACGGCCGGTATACGCACTATCAAAATGGTGCCGCTGGTGTTGCGTCCAGGTGGGCCGGCATCAGTTTATCGCGGTCGCTTTGAGGTTCGCGGTGAAGTGTTGTTATACAAAAAAGATTTTGAGGCTCTCAATCAAGCGCGCGAGCAGGCCGGGCTGCCATTGTTTGCCAACCCCCGCAATACGGCGGCTGGTAGCATCCGCCAACTTGATTCCAAACTAACTGCCGAACGCCGCCTGAGTTTCCACGTTTACGGCGTGGCCACCGTGGTTGATGGGATCACTACGCATAAGGCTGAACATGAATTAGCCCATCAGCTCGGCTTTAAGGTCGAACCACACAGTCGCTTGCTTGCAAGTGTTGATGAAGTCATGGCCTTTGCCGCTGAATGGGAAAATAAACGAAAAAGTTTGCCCTATGGCACCGATGGCTTGGTCATAACCGTTAATGACCGCGCTATATTTAATCGCTTGGGTGTAGTGGGAAAGGCCCCCCGAGGATCGGTGGCTTATAAATTCGCGGCCGAACAAGCCACGACCAAAGTTCGTGACATCCAAGTCAGCATTGGTCGGACTGGTGCGGCTACACCTTTTGCCGTCCTCGAACCCGTCTTGGTGGCCGGCAGCACCATCCAGATGGCAACCTTGCACAACGAAAGCGAGGTCCACCGTAAAGATATTCGCATTGGCGATACCGTCATCATCCAAAAGGCCGGCGATGTTATACCTGAAGTTGTTGAGTCACTGCCCAAACTGCGAACTGGTCGCGAAAAAGTTTTTCATATGCCGACCCGCTGTCCAATCTGTGGGACTAAGCTGGAAAAGGGTGATAAGGAAGCCGTTTGGCGTTGCCCCAACTTTAACTGCTACGCCCTGGAACGCGGCCGAATTATCCATTTTGCCAGCAAAGATGCCATCGATATTGAGGGTCTGGGCGAGCAAACGGTTGATGCCTTGCTTGATACCAAGTTAATCTCTGACGCTGCTGACCTGTATCACCTAAGTGTCGACGACGTCGCGGGCATGCCGCGGTTTGCGGCTAAATCGGCTTCAAATCTGGTCGAGGCCATTCAATCGCGCAAGCACCCGACGCTCGATCGCTTCATTTACGCACTGGGCATTCGCCATGTCGGTGCACAAACAGCCCGCGATGTGGCCGAGCATTTTGGTAATTTGGCTGGTTTTCGGGCCGCCAAACCTGAGGAGATGCAGCAAGTGCCCGGTATTGGCCAAGTGGTGGCCAGAAGCATTGCTGACTGGCTAGCCGACCAACATCAACATCTGGTGCTAGAAAAGTTGCTCCGCGAAGGCGTTAAACCTACAGCCTTTCATAAGGTTCGGGGCAAATTAAGTGGCCAAAACTTCGTTATTACCGGCACTTTGGAGGCTTTTAGCCGCGATGAAGCCGCCGCCAAGATCGAAGCTCTAGGAGGAACCTTCCAAACCAGCGTGACCAAAGAGACTGATTATTTAGTGCTGGGCGCCGATGCCGGTGAGGCCAAATCGACCAAAGCCAAAAAGCTGGGTACGAAGGTTATTGATGAAGCTGAATTGTTAAAGCTGCTAAAGTGA
- a CDS encoding M48 family metallopeptidase: MYTAITQNKVKTVVLMIGFVVFIVAFGWILSLAFNRPGLLVFLSVFAIVYAIFSYYSGARMALALSGAQPIVKADAPELYRVVENLSITAGLPTPDIYIIDDPAPNAFATGRDPNHAHVAVTRGLLAMMNETELEGVIAHEMSHVGNYDIRLMAVVLALVTVVSLISHWFLRMSFFGDSDSGGDNNGALMIVGLIAAVVAPLVAMMLQLAVSRKREFLADATGALLTRYPEGLASALEKIATYTKPMEHASTATAHLFISSPLGNRGIGGAIASLFSTHPPIDERVARLHKMEQAV, encoded by the coding sequence TTGTACACCGCTATCACCCAGAATAAAGTCAAAACCGTTGTTTTAATGATTGGCTTTGTGGTCTTCATTGTGGCCTTTGGCTGGATCTTGTCGCTAGCCTTCAACCGTCCCGGGCTGTTGGTGTTCCTAAGTGTTTTTGCAATTGTTTATGCCATCTTTAGTTACTATTCTGGAGCTCGCATGGCCTTGGCTCTCTCAGGGGCTCAACCGATCGTCAAGGCTGATGCCCCGGAGCTCTATCGAGTAGTTGAAAATTTGAGCATCACCGCCGGGCTGCCAACCCCGGATATCTACATCATCGACGATCCGGCGCCAAACGCTTTTGCAACTGGGCGGGATCCCAACCATGCCCATGTGGCGGTCACCAGGGGGCTGCTCGCCATGATGAACGAAACTGAACTCGAGGGTGTGATTGCTCACGAAATGAGTCATGTTGGAAATTACGACATTCGGCTGATGGCGGTGGTGTTGGCTCTAGTGACGGTTGTTAGTCTGATTAGTCATTGGTTTTTGCGGATGAGTTTTTTTGGCGATAGTGATAGTGGCGGCGATAATAACGGCGCCTTGATGATTGTCGGTTTGATTGCCGCCGTTGTAGCGCCCCTGGTGGCCATGATGTTGCAATTAGCTGTTTCGAGAAAGCGAGAGTTTCTGGCCGATGCCACCGGGGCACTCCTAACCAGATACCCAGAGGGCTTAGCCAGTGCTCTGGAAAAGATCGCAACTTATACCAAACCGATGGAACATGCCTCCACCGCCACCGCCCACCTCTTTATATCTAGCCCGCTGGGGAATCGGGGCATTGGCGGTGCCATCGCCTCGCTCTTTAGCACCCACCCACCGATCGATGAGCGAGTAGCCCGCCTGCACAAAATGGAGCAGGCTGTATGA